A genome region from Streptomyces sp. S4.7 includes the following:
- a CDS encoding Crp/Fnr family transcriptional regulator: MSATVPPDVESFNPAGVVHGRQPMPDGSFLSFLSDRQWKRHFVGRGDSRVHPAGDELPVGREDGAVHIVLGGCVARERTHLRTKLVRFRGVGQLLGEANLVGSHAGGRTVCLGDTWVMSLTTARMHSVLTRQPDVQMALLRSLEARNRSDEMIYGTFGRPALARVGALLYHLATVSGKKDPLGVRIAGIRQTDLADALLVGRSTVENAFKELKALGVARSGYRQIVMTDMDGLAELVWPPRS; the protein is encoded by the coding sequence GTGAGCGCGACCGTGCCCCCGGACGTCGAGTCCTTCAACCCCGCCGGTGTCGTCCACGGACGCCAGCCCATGCCGGACGGCAGCTTCCTGTCCTTCCTCTCCGACCGGCAGTGGAAGCGCCACTTCGTGGGCCGCGGCGACAGCCGGGTCCACCCCGCCGGGGACGAACTGCCCGTCGGCCGTGAGGACGGCGCGGTTCATATCGTCCTGGGCGGCTGCGTCGCGCGGGAGCGCACCCACCTCCGTACGAAGCTGGTCCGTTTCCGCGGTGTCGGGCAGCTTCTCGGCGAGGCCAATCTCGTCGGCTCGCACGCCGGGGGCCGTACGGTCTGCCTCGGTGACACCTGGGTCATGAGCCTCACGACCGCGCGGATGCACTCCGTACTCACCCGCCAGCCCGACGTGCAGATGGCGCTGTTGCGCAGTCTCGAAGCGCGCAACCGCAGCGACGAGATGATCTACGGCACGTTCGGGCGCCCCGCCCTGGCCAGGGTGGGCGCCCTGCTGTACCACCTGGCGACCGTCTCGGGGAAGAAGGACCCGCTCGGGGTCCGGATCGCCGGCATACGCCAGACGGATCTCGCCGACGCCCTGCTCGTCGGCCGCTCCACCGTGGAGAACGCCTTCAAGGAGCTCAAGGCGCTCGGCGTGGCCCGCAGCGGATACCGCCAGATCGTCATGACCGACATGGACGGACTGGCCGAACTCGTCTGGCCGCCCCGCTCCTGA
- a CDS encoding phosphatase — MPIPSREALVDHLVRTRIAGDVATPRDNNLSHYRKLANGDRHFWLGLELGDRWTDEQDVLAVMAERCGVSDDPEHRHGQDTIDPELTVDALGRMAARLRKAAAGQERVLFATGHPGGLLDVHRQTADALRLAGCEIVRIPGGLMADEGMVFQFAGVAMLERGATLWHTHSPEPMRAILDGLEREGRPQPDLVLADHGWAGCAGQRGLDSIGYADCNDPALFIGEAEGTLQVTVPLDDHVTDPRFYDPMTEYLLHQAQLL, encoded by the coding sequence ATGCCGATACCCAGCCGCGAAGCTCTCGTCGACCACCTCGTCCGTACGCGTATCGCCGGAGACGTGGCCACTCCCAGGGACAACAACCTCTCCCACTATCGCAAGCTCGCCAACGGCGACCGCCACTTCTGGCTGGGCCTGGAGCTCGGCGACCGCTGGACCGACGAGCAGGACGTGCTCGCCGTGATGGCGGAGCGGTGCGGGGTCAGCGACGATCCGGAGCACCGGCACGGCCAGGACACCATCGACCCCGAGCTGACCGTCGACGCCCTGGGGCGGATGGCGGCGCGGCTGCGCAAGGCGGCGGCGGGCCAGGAGCGGGTGCTGTTCGCCACCGGTCACCCCGGCGGGCTGCTGGACGTGCACCGGCAGACGGCGGACGCGCTGCGGCTGGCGGGCTGCGAGATCGTCCGGATCCCCGGCGGGCTCATGGCCGACGAGGGCATGGTGTTCCAGTTCGCGGGGGTCGCGATGCTGGAGCGCGGGGCCACGCTCTGGCACACCCACTCGCCCGAGCCGATGCGGGCCATCCTGGACGGCCTGGAGCGCGAGGGCAGACCGCAGCCGGACCTGGTGCTGGCCGACCACGGCTGGGCGGGCTGCGCGGGCCAGCGGGGACTCGACTCGATCGGCTACGCGGACTGCAACGACCCGGCCCTGTTCATCGGCGAGGCCGAGGGCACCCTCCAGGTGACGGTTCCCCTGGACGACCATGTGACGGACCCGCGCTTCTACGACCCCATGACGGAGTACCTGCTGCACCAGGCCCAACTTCTGTAG